Proteins from a single region of Sinorhizobium meliloti:
- a CDS encoding branched-chain amino acid ABC transporter permease, whose translation MLALPVLVGLAFILPTWVVNYAQVSLGTGLVALGILVQMRAGLVSFGQGLYFCVGGYSAGLAGRYLGVSDLFLLLLLAMMASGLISLVLGFLLRRYREIFFAMLSLAVSMILFGLLSRTEALGSTDGFNLPAATYLGWKPEDDLARFALYAATCLVSVFCAIALNRFLNGTIGYVNEAIRGNELRVEYLGASARNAVHITYVLAAVVSSIGGVLWAMSLGHVDPEMTNWTTSGQFVFVSILSGTGNIIAPFIGTFILEIVRVYAVEFSPNTWQMVLGTVMLLTIIFLPKGLWSLIARKRTSGKQLRQPALAAAGE comes from the coding sequence TTGCTTGCGCTTCCTGTCCTGGTCGGGCTTGCATTTATTCTGCCGACCTGGGTCGTCAACTACGCGCAGGTGTCGCTAGGTACTGGCCTAGTCGCACTCGGGATACTGGTCCAGATGCGCGCCGGACTAGTCTCGTTCGGTCAGGGGCTCTACTTTTGCGTCGGCGGCTACAGCGCCGGCCTAGCCGGCCGGTATTTAGGCGTGTCGGACCTGTTTCTGCTTCTTTTACTGGCGATGATGGCGAGCGGGCTGATCTCGTTGGTACTTGGCTTCCTGTTACGGCGCTACCGCGAGATCTTTTTCGCGATGCTCAGCCTTGCGGTTTCGATGATCCTGTTCGGGCTGCTTTCAAGAACCGAGGCACTCGGCAGCACCGACGGCTTCAACCTGCCGGCGGCGACCTATTTGGGCTGGAAGCCGGAGGACGACCTCGCCCGGTTTGCTCTCTACGCCGCGACCTGTCTCGTTTCCGTTTTCTGTGCAATTGCCCTGAACCGCTTCCTGAATGGTACCATCGGTTATGTGAACGAGGCAATCCGCGGGAACGAGCTTCGAGTTGAATATCTCGGCGCGTCGGCCCGCAATGCCGTCCACATCACCTACGTGCTTGCGGCAGTGGTTTCTTCCATTGGCGGGGTACTCTGGGCGATGTCGCTTGGCCATGTCGATCCGGAAATGACCAACTGGACGACGTCCGGTCAGTTTGTATTCGTCTCTATCCTGTCGGGCACCGGCAATATCATCGCGCCGTTTATCGGGACCTTCATCTTGGAAATCGTGCGTGTCTATGCCGTCGAGTTTTCTCCGAACACCTGGCAGATGGTCCTTGGCACGGTGATGCTGCTCACGATCATCTTCCTGCCAAAAGGGCTTT
- a CDS encoding branched-chain amino acid ABC transporter permease, whose amino-acid sequence MLTMVAIAVDGLGFAAWLFLSSVGLTLIYGVMRILNIAHGGFYALGAYSAAWAIGLYTQGGGPIAFTYLLIPIAAFVAGVIAGLLVERGILRFMYGRDEVLMVLVTYAIFLILEDVTKLIWGTESYVSYQPALWLGTVDIFGLPYTVYKFLIIGVAIVCGLLLFWGLNHTRVGKLLLVVIQDREISSALGINVTLFFTVTFLIGATLGALGGALTAPEVSVVPGIGSEIIVMAFAVIVIGGMGSIGGAMIGALIVGFARAASVHLYPPAELFVIYLVMAAVLAFKPYGLFALAESRKI is encoded by the coding sequence ATGCTCACTATGGTTGCCATAGCAGTAGACGGCTTGGGCTTTGCGGCCTGGCTTTTCCTCTCATCCGTCGGACTGACATTGATCTACGGCGTGATGCGGATCCTCAACATTGCCCATGGTGGTTTCTACGCACTCGGTGCGTATTCCGCCGCCTGGGCGATCGGCCTCTACACTCAAGGGGGTGGCCCGATCGCATTCACCTATCTGCTCATTCCCATCGCGGCGTTTGTTGCCGGCGTCATCGCCGGACTGCTCGTGGAGCGGGGAATCCTCCGCTTCATGTATGGACGTGACGAGGTCCTGATGGTGCTCGTCACCTACGCAATTTTCCTGATCCTCGAAGACGTCACCAAGCTGATTTGGGGTACGGAATCCTATGTTTCCTATCAGCCTGCTCTCTGGCTGGGCACCGTCGATATTTTTGGGCTTCCCTACACAGTCTACAAGTTTTTAATCATCGGCGTGGCGATCGTGTGCGGACTGTTGCTCTTCTGGGGACTCAACCATACCCGCGTCGGCAAGCTGCTGCTTGTCGTCATCCAGGATCGTGAAATCAGCAGTGCGCTTGGCATCAATGTTACGCTGTTCTTCACCGTAACGTTCCTCATCGGTGCCACGCTCGGTGCACTTGGCGGTGCACTAACGGCGCCTGAGGTATCTGTGGTTCCCGGTATCGGTTCGGAAATCATTGTCATGGCCTTTGCCGTTATCGTGATCGGAGGGATGGGAAGCATCGGCGGCGCAATGATCGGCGCATTGATCGTAGGGTTTGCCCGCGCGGCCTCGGTGCACCTCTATCCGCCAGCCGAACTCTTCGTGATCTATCTCGTCATGGCTGCCGTTTTGGCGTTCAAACCCTACGGGCTGTTCGCTCTCGCCGAAAGTAGGAAAATCTGA
- a CDS encoding ABC transporter substrate-binding protein, translating to MRNPRLLGAYHGYTLKNTTALLAAAAIGCASLVGSANTAFAQEKTLKIGIVTFLSGGAAGPFGVPARNAAELVIEAINSGSVPAPYQIAGIGGATIDPIFVDENSKQKNADFQKLVEKNGVEMVVGYISSASCLAIAPEAEKLKKLTILFDCGTPQVFEQTVTDPKYTFRTGGLATMDSVGAVRYLQKMGMNVSSYAGMNQNYAWGQDSWRDFAGSMAQVYNSARVVSEQFPKVAVGQYDSEVSALLTGKPDVIHSSFWGGDMEAFVIQGSARSVFQRSKMLLTAGETAMHRLAAQMPDGTIIGARGTHGELAPQSALNDWFRKAYFDRFGALPTYPSYKMAQALLGVKAAADKAGSSDQDELIGAMKGLEWEGPSGKISMALANGHQAVQDIAYGTYKYDKENGKATLVDVVRFKASCVNPPAGVKSGDWIAGGFKGADCN from the coding sequence ATGAGAAATCCACGTCTGCTGGGCGCTTACCACGGTTACACACTGAAGAATACAACTGCGCTCTTAGCGGCTGCAGCAATCGGTTGCGCAAGTTTGGTCGGCAGCGCGAACACCGCGTTTGCGCAGGAGAAGACACTGAAGATCGGCATTGTCACGTTCCTCTCCGGAGGGGCAGCTGGTCCATTCGGTGTCCCGGCGCGCAATGCCGCCGAGCTTGTGATCGAGGCGATCAACTCGGGAAGCGTGCCTGCGCCATACCAAATCGCCGGTATCGGCGGAGCGACCATTGATCCGATCTTCGTGGATGAGAATTCGAAACAGAAGAACGCTGATTTCCAGAAGCTCGTCGAAAAGAACGGAGTGGAAATGGTGGTCGGTTACATCTCGTCCGCCAGTTGCCTGGCAATCGCGCCGGAAGCGGAGAAGCTCAAAAAGCTGACGATCCTGTTCGATTGTGGAACGCCGCAGGTCTTTGAGCAGACCGTCACCGATCCAAAATATACATTCCGCACGGGTGGCCTTGCGACCATGGACAGCGTCGGCGCCGTTCGCTACCTGCAGAAGATGGGCATGAATGTGTCGTCATATGCCGGCATGAACCAGAACTACGCCTGGGGGCAGGATTCCTGGCGAGACTTCGCCGGTTCGATGGCTCAGGTCTATAACAGTGCAAGGGTTGTCAGCGAGCAGTTTCCGAAAGTTGCAGTAGGCCAGTACGACTCGGAAGTGTCAGCGCTACTGACGGGGAAGCCGGATGTCATCCATTCCAGCTTCTGGGGCGGCGATATGGAAGCATTCGTAATCCAGGGATCGGCGCGTAGCGTATTCCAACGTTCAAAAATGCTGTTGACGGCTGGCGAGACGGCGATGCATCGGCTAGCAGCGCAGATGCCCGATGGCACGATCATTGGTGCCCGCGGAACGCATGGCGAGCTAGCCCCACAGTCGGCGTTGAACGATTGGTTCCGTAAAGCCTATTTTGACCGGTTCGGCGCGCTACCAACCTACCCATCCTACAAGATGGCCCAAGCGCTTCTCGGCGTGAAAGCCGCCGCCGACAAGGCAGGCAGTTCCGATCAGGATGAGCTGATCGGCGCAATGAAGGGCCTCGAATGGGAAGGACCAAGCGGCAAGATCTCCATGGCGCTCGCCAATGGTCACCAGGCAGTCCAGGACATTGCCTACGGCACCTACAAATACGACAAGGAAAACGGCAAAGCGACGCTTGTCGATGTCGTACGCTTCAAGGCGTCCTGCGTAAACCCGCCGGCTGGAGTCAAATCCGGCGATTGGATCGCCGGTGGGTTTAAGGGCGCCGACTGCAACTGA
- a CDS encoding ABC transporter substrate-binding protein produces MAIHKITTLATTIALLAIDGGLAQPVKIGCLYPLSGPAGLYGRDSAIAIRLAQRRIESLRGAGYPELEIIVEDTRSKPLRSLQFARKFIDTDQVDFLCGVVSSGIALSITELARQTETFFIGTDHASPSLVSTELHPFYFRVSNDIRLSMLAGAKYIRDQYSVSAKPLRIAFIGPDYEYGYEAWEDLRWFLQENGVDFEVVGEFWPKLFETDYSIYVEALDQVQPDVIVDGHWGVDVVTLIKQAAQHGLLEKATFMNFDAGGNYEVLAQLGNDVPLGLVLSARHHVNWPPTQSNRDFVQAFHEEAGRFPSYAAEGAYSGILAIAEAVKAAGSAGDADAIRSALSSLKLKLPEDPEGFVSFMDPLSHQMMQAQAIGRTVVDNRFLPATRLLGGWSVYLPPRQWPETQRN; encoded by the coding sequence ATGGCTATCCACAAAATTACTACCCTAGCTACCACAATCGCTCTACTGGCAATCGACGGGGGACTTGCGCAACCCGTGAAGATCGGCTGCCTCTATCCGCTTTCCGGGCCCGCAGGCCTTTATGGCAGAGATAGCGCCATTGCGATACGCTTGGCGCAACGGCGCATCGAGTCCTTGAGGGGGGCCGGCTATCCCGAGCTTGAAATCATCGTCGAGGATACCCGCTCTAAACCCCTGCGATCGCTTCAATTCGCTAGAAAGTTCATTGATACAGATCAGGTCGACTTCTTATGCGGGGTCGTCAGTTCAGGTATCGCGTTAAGTATCACAGAGCTCGCGCGTCAGACCGAGACCTTCTTTATCGGTACCGACCACGCCTCTCCGAGCCTCGTCTCTACCGAGCTCCATCCATTCTATTTCCGTGTCAGCAATGACATACGCCTCTCGATGCTAGCGGGGGCGAAATATATCAGGGATCAGTACTCTGTTTCGGCCAAGCCGCTGCGCATCGCATTCATCGGGCCGGACTATGAATACGGTTACGAGGCTTGGGAGGACCTGCGCTGGTTCCTTCAGGAGAATGGTGTAGATTTCGAAGTCGTCGGGGAATTCTGGCCGAAGCTGTTTGAGACCGACTATTCGATATACGTAGAAGCACTCGATCAGGTGCAGCCGGATGTTATCGTCGACGGCCATTGGGGGGTCGACGTTGTCACGTTGATCAAACAGGCCGCACAGCACGGTCTGCTCGAAAAAGCGACCTTTATGAACTTTGATGCTGGCGGCAATTACGAGGTACTAGCCCAACTCGGCAACGACGTGCCGCTCGGGCTGGTGCTTTCGGCGCGGCATCATGTCAACTGGCCGCCGACACAATCAAACCGGGATTTCGTCCAAGCGTTCCACGAAGAAGCTGGGCGCTTTCCCAGCTATGCGGCCGAAGGCGCATATTCGGGAATCTTGGCGATTGCCGAAGCTGTGAAGGCGGCAGGCAGCGCGGGCGACGCGGACGCAATCCGGAGCGCATTGTCTTCTCTTAAGCTCAAGTTGCCGGAGGATCCCGAGGGGTTTGTGTCCTTCATGGATCCTCTGAGCCATCAAATGATGCAAGCCCAGGCGATCGGCAGGACAGTCGTGGACAACCGCTTCTTACCGGCAACCAGGCTGCTGGGCGGCTGGTCGGTATATCTTCCGCCAAGGCAATGGCCCGAAACGCAGAGAAACTGA
- a CDS encoding sigma-54 dependent transcriptional regulator: protein MNTRILIIDDEIRITKSLAFSLKQAGFECFETHNGTLGCKAAKKENPDVILLDIRMPGMNGLEVLEWLRVETPDIPIIMMSAHDNTADAVNAMKMGAIDYLAKPFDMDELILLLKETNSKRQLESEEQYLRQKSSRESAFIGGSPQVKFLRTQIDKVSAKRVRTVLLLGETGVGKAVIARQLHKACSGDDAPFVEIHCATLPENLIETELFGADRNPRGGPRRRGLIEIANAGTLFLDEVGAMPLSVQAKLLTFLESRTYRPAGSVRELSADVMVVAATNSDLEKATEESRFRLDLYYRLRVMPIEIPPLRERAEDINLLIDHFAGRFANDTGAAPIVFSQAARSILAGYDWPGNVRELKNLVERLTILGGSQFISPADLPSEFRSVEPCEPVSIKESIFSVERSLVEDALAKSHGRKGLAAERLGVSRHVLKRKLQKLGLQ from the coding sequence ATGAATACGCGCATCCTGATCATCGACGACGAAATTCGGATCACGAAGTCGCTCGCCTTTTCGCTGAAGCAGGCCGGCTTCGAGTGCTTCGAGACGCACAATGGCACACTCGGATGTAAGGCTGCCAAGAAGGAGAACCCGGATGTCATCCTGCTCGACATACGCATGCCGGGAATGAATGGCCTCGAAGTACTGGAATGGCTCAGGGTCGAGACGCCCGACATACCCATCATCATGATGTCGGCCCATGACAACACGGCCGATGCCGTCAATGCGATGAAGATGGGTGCGATCGACTATCTCGCCAAGCCGTTCGACATGGACGAACTGATACTGCTGTTGAAGGAAACAAACTCGAAGCGGCAACTCGAAAGCGAAGAGCAATATTTGCGGCAGAAGAGTTCCCGGGAAAGCGCATTCATCGGCGGAAGTCCGCAGGTCAAGTTCCTGCGCACGCAAATTGACAAGGTCTCCGCCAAGCGGGTGCGCACGGTGCTGCTGCTTGGCGAGACAGGAGTCGGCAAAGCAGTCATCGCGCGACAACTGCATAAGGCTTGTTCGGGCGATGATGCACCTTTCGTAGAGATCCATTGCGCGACCCTTCCGGAGAACTTAATTGAAACTGAGCTCTTCGGAGCCGATCGCAATCCGCGCGGAGGTCCTAGGCGGCGTGGGCTTATAGAGATTGCCAATGCCGGAACACTTTTCTTGGACGAGGTTGGGGCTATGCCGCTGTCGGTACAGGCGAAGTTGCTCACGTTCCTCGAAAGCAGGACCTATCGGCCGGCCGGCAGCGTGCGTGAGCTCAGCGCCGACGTTATGGTTGTGGCGGCCACTAACAGCGATCTCGAAAAGGCCACAGAGGAGAGCCGTTTTCGGCTCGACCTCTATTACCGGCTCCGGGTGATGCCCATCGAGATCCCGCCGCTTCGCGAACGGGCGGAGGATATTAATCTTCTAATCGATCATTTCGCGGGTCGCTTTGCTAACGATACTGGAGCGGCACCTATCGTGTTTTCGCAGGCGGCGCGGTCAATTCTCGCCGGATACGACTGGCCCGGCAATGTTCGCGAACTGAAAAACCTCGTGGAGCGGCTGACAATCCTCGGTGGTTCGCAATTCATCTCCCCGGCTGATCTCCCCAGCGAGTTCCGCTCGGTAGAACCGTGTGAACCGGTAAGTATCAAGGAATCCATTTTCAGCGTTGAGCGCAGTCTCGTGGAAGATGCGCTTGCCAAGAGCCATGGGCGCAAGGGCCTTGCCGCCGAGCGGCTCGGCGTTTCACGCCACGTGCTGAAACGCAAGTTGCAGAAACTAGGACTACAGTGA
- a CDS encoding sensor histidine kinase, whose protein sequence is MRLALTGLTLARRYLWGSLVAALIPLLIVAFLYDRYSVDLLDNLVRNRIDNQLESIAAKSENFIAVQTGRLESIVDLPDTTALFKQGVPAQITDQLLDLLLLEMESGDIYAVEFMDIDGNVIQTIPPTRQRARPYDYTTLPFVPHGKAEIIGPEPPRSGRPGWFLIRMPVILNQEIVGFVSLRMRLSSLTEQVAGLLKPDLYEPRVVVFDRINLTAVGTAAEPGTAIARSRHIMPGWRIDLVEDGDLFSEPRTQVRYQLLLIAAISAISVTVLFIRMSQRVTRYLLPLSEGARAISNGDFTNPVPEDGPGEMGALAQAFNRMRVQLERMISSRVDMERRAALGNIAAGIAHEVRNPLTTVAATLYGLKQGERDSERREMYNIVSEEIIRVDQTIAEFLKYAKPNEAVIEIVQLRHIFKSTKTLLSAAAHEKGGEISLIGDSSIELLIDPAHLRQILLNLTLNAIQAIAPSGHVSLRAHRPGKVVEISITDDGSGMDEESVGKALRPFFTTRPGGTGLGLPITNQLVEANGGTMIIESSCGHGTVITLRFPTDFDRSNQS, encoded by the coding sequence TTGCGACTTGCTCTGACTGGGCTCACTCTAGCACGACGCTACCTTTGGGGATCGCTGGTAGCTGCGCTCATCCCACTCCTGATCGTTGCCTTCCTCTACGACCGTTACAGTGTGGATCTACTTGATAATCTGGTCCGCAATCGCATCGATAACCAACTTGAGTCAATTGCCGCCAAGTCTGAGAACTTCATTGCCGTGCAAACCGGCCGGCTGGAGAGCATCGTCGATCTACCTGACACGACAGCCCTCTTCAAACAGGGCGTTCCGGCGCAGATAACTGATCAATTGCTAGACTTGTTGCTGCTAGAAATGGAGAGCGGTGATATTTACGCTGTTGAGTTCATGGACATCGACGGCAACGTCATTCAGACAATCCCGCCGACCCGCCAGCGCGCGCGGCCTTACGACTACACAACACTTCCTTTCGTGCCGCACGGCAAGGCTGAGATTATTGGGCCGGAACCTCCCCGCAGTGGCCGGCCCGGTTGGTTCCTTATCCGCATGCCGGTGATACTCAATCAGGAAATTGTTGGGTTTGTCTCTCTGAGAATGCGGCTGTCATCGCTCACCGAGCAAGTAGCAGGCTTGTTGAAACCAGACCTTTATGAACCTCGTGTGGTTGTGTTCGACCGGATAAACCTGACGGCCGTCGGGACCGCGGCTGAGCCAGGGACGGCGATAGCCCGGTCGCGGCACATAATGCCTGGATGGCGAATAGACCTCGTTGAGGACGGAGACCTATTCAGTGAGCCACGTACGCAGGTCCGTTACCAGCTGTTGCTCATAGCTGCGATTTCAGCGATCAGCGTCACCGTTCTGTTCATCCGCATGTCGCAGCGCGTCACTCGATACCTTTTGCCGTTGAGCGAAGGCGCAAGGGCTATTTCGAATGGCGACTTCACCAATCCAGTGCCGGAGGACGGCCCCGGCGAAATGGGCGCGCTGGCGCAGGCGTTCAATCGGATGCGCGTGCAGCTCGAGCGAATGATCAGTTCTCGCGTCGACATGGAACGCCGGGCGGCGCTCGGTAATATCGCCGCGGGTATCGCCCACGAGGTGAGGAACCCTCTGACGACCGTCGCAGCAACGCTGTACGGGTTGAAGCAGGGCGAACGTGACTCTGAGCGGCGGGAAATGTACAACATCGTCTCCGAAGAGATCATTCGTGTCGATCAGACGATTGCAGAATTCCTGAAATATGCCAAACCGAACGAAGCAGTCATTGAGATCGTACAATTGAGGCACATCTTCAAAAGCACGAAAACGCTGCTTTCGGCTGCCGCGCACGAAAAAGGCGGAGAAATATCCCTTATTGGGGATTCGTCCATTGAGTTGTTGATCGACCCGGCTCACCTGCGGCAGATCCTGCTTAACCTCACGCTAAACGCAATCCAAGCGATAGCGCCCTCCGGCCACGTGTCGCTGCGCGCACACCGGCCGGGCAAGGTGGTGGAAATCTCGATCACCGACGACGGTTCGGGAATGGACGAAGAATCGGTTGGCAAGGCCTTACGACCCTTCTTCACCACACGACCGGGGGGCACAGGGCTTGGATTGCCCATTACCAACCAACTTGTTGAGGCCAACGGCGGTACGATGATTATCGAAAGTTCTTGCGGCCACGGCACTGTGATCACCCTCCGATTTCCAACCGATTTCGATAGGAGCAATCAGTCGTGA
- a CDS encoding IS5 family transposase yields MGWTDFTRRQYGRRTGRYASDLTDRERSLIAPFMPMPRRLGRPRKTESREVLNALLYIASTGCQSRMLPKDFPPYSTVQGYFYEWRATGLWLRINYHLVMETRELEGKEASPTAGVIDSQSVKTTESGGIAGYDAGKKIKGRKRHIVVDTLGLMVGLVVHSADIQDRDGAVAALKTVLRRWPWLRHIFADGGYAGPKLRAALRNAAKFTLQIVKRTDKAKGFEVLPRRWVVERTFARLGRCSRLAKDWEKSIASAEAWMLIAHIRILTRRLARYHVY; encoded by the coding sequence ATGGGCTGGACTGATTTCACCCGTCGCCAATATGGCCGACGGACGGGGCGTTATGCAAGTGATCTGACGGACAGGGAGCGGTCGCTGATTGCTCCGTTTATGCCGATGCCCCGCAGGCTTGGTCGACCGCGCAAGACGGAATCGCGCGAGGTTCTGAACGCACTGCTTTATATCGCGTCGACTGGTTGCCAATCGCGGATGCTACCAAAGGATTTTCCACCTTATTCAACCGTGCAGGGTTATTTCTACGAGTGGCGGGCGACTGGCTTGTGGCTGCGGATCAACTATCATCTCGTTATGGAGACGCGAGAGCTGGAAGGAAAGGAAGCCTCACCGACGGCAGGCGTGATCGACAGTCAGAGCGTCAAAACGACTGAAAGCGGGGGGATCGCGGGCTATGACGCGGGCAAGAAGATCAAAGGTCGCAAGCGTCATATCGTTGTTGACACGCTCGGCTTGATGGTGGGGCTCGTCGTTCACAGTGCTGACATTCAAGACCGCGATGGTGCCGTAGCGGCGCTCAAAACCGTCCTCAGACGCTGGCCGTGGCTCAGGCATATCTTTGCTGACGGCGGCTATGCCGGTCCGAAACTGCGGGCCGCATTGCGCAACGCCGCAAAGTTCACGCTGCAGATCGTCAAGCGAACAGACAAGGCCAAGGGCTTCGAGGTGCTGCCGCGTCGCTGGGTCGTGGAGCGCACATTCGCCCGGCTTGGTCGATGCAGTCGACTGGCCAAGGATTGGGAAAAATCAATTGCCTCCGCTGAAGCCTGGATGCTCATCGCCCACATCCGCATTCTCACCCGGAGGCTCGCAAGGTACCATGTCTATTGA
- a CDS encoding site-specific integrase — protein sequence MNASDYLKRSALYRKLVYGPYREFARVYAAKMSNEGLGRRCTWRSLSLFRDLMDWHVGNGHDPQDLGEVHVDRFLEHRFKHWSPDTGDRSALRRLLSALREEGLIPAALPVKRTEHEQIVDEFAAYLSNERGLAASTVRSHKLLSHRFLREVCPAGADGFAALTPESIIGYVERHALDGSADSGKAMCVVVRAFLRYLHLKGFISTALADCVPSIRRWRLAGLPTFLPPEKVQKVLDACDRTTAMGHRDYAVLMILAKLGLRASEVATLNLDDIDWQAGTILVHGKGRRQAIMPLRHDVGKAIVAYIRHGRPASACRRLFLRTLAPHVGFASGCAITMIAKQALERAGVDGYAHHGAHLFRHSLATDLLRSGASFAEIGQLLRHRSIDSTRIYAKLDIDKLRELSLPWPGGVQ from the coding sequence ATGAACGCAAGTGACTATTTGAAGCGCAGCGCCCTGTATCGGAAGCTGGTCTACGGTCCGTATCGGGAGTTTGCGCGCGTTTACGCCGCCAAGATGTCAAACGAAGGCTTGGGTAGGCGATGCACCTGGCGCTCGCTGAGCCTGTTTCGAGACCTGATGGACTGGCATGTTGGCAATGGACATGATCCGCAGGATTTAGGAGAAGTTCATGTCGATCGTTTTCTTGAGCATCGTTTCAAACACTGGAGCCCCGACACGGGCGACCGATCGGCGCTCCGACGCTTGCTTTCTGCGCTACGGGAAGAGGGCTTAATACCAGCCGCCCTCCCGGTTAAGCGCACTGAGCACGAGCAGATCGTCGATGAATTCGCGGCATATCTGTCGAATGAGAGAGGGCTCGCCGCCTCGACGGTGCGAAGCCACAAGCTGCTGTCACATCGATTTCTGCGGGAGGTCTGTCCTGCCGGCGCAGATGGGTTTGCAGCGCTCACCCCGGAGAGCATCATCGGTTATGTCGAGCGACATGCGCTCGACGGCTCCGCCGACAGTGGCAAAGCCATGTGCGTGGTGGTACGCGCCTTCCTGCGCTATTTGCATTTGAAGGGCTTTATTTCGACGGCGTTGGCCGATTGCGTGCCGTCCATCCGCCGCTGGCGACTTGCCGGCCTTCCAACATTCCTGCCACCAGAGAAGGTCCAGAAGGTTCTCGACGCCTGTGATCGGACGACGGCAATGGGTCATCGGGACTATGCGGTTCTGATGATCCTGGCCAAGCTCGGTTTGCGCGCCAGCGAAGTTGCCACCCTCAATCTTGACGACATCGACTGGCAGGCGGGCACGATCCTCGTGCACGGTAAGGGGCGGCGGCAGGCGATTATGCCGCTACGTCACGACGTCGGAAAAGCTATCGTGGCTTATATCCGGCATGGGCGGCCCGCTTCAGCGTGTCGGCGACTTTTCTTGCGAACACTTGCCCCACACGTCGGCTTTGCCTCCGGCTGCGCCATCACGATGATCGCCAAGCAAGCTCTCGAACGGGCAGGAGTTGATGGCTATGCGCATCACGGCGCCCATCTTTTCCGCCACAGCCTCGCGACCGACCTTTTGCGGTCGGGCGCCAGCTTCGCCGAGATCGGCCAACTGCTCCGCCATCGAAGCATCGACAGTACAAGGATCTATGCCAAGCTCGATATCGACAAGCTGCGTGAACTGAGCCTGCCCTGGCCGGGAGGTGTCCAATGA
- a CDS encoding tyrosine-type recombinase/integrase, whose product MSRLRTALNRYVGMRQGLGYKYDGPARRLSEFVVFMEARGAETITTDLAMEWVTSMGRQPSWSIRLADVRCFAQHLAHFDPLTEVPPSDAVPPARRIRPYIYSDIEIQALLAAALSLPPANALRRWTYHCLFGLIAVAGLRHSEALGLLRADVDLDQGILTIRETKFGKSRLVPLHATTIAVLSDYAARREAHLGTPRSPYFFVAEQGGRLLHQYVHRVFWRLSRQIGLRQEGNRDGPRIHDLRHRFAVQTLINWHRAGEDVERELPVLSTFLGHANVRDTYWYLSAAPELMNHAVRRLDKRWEVRS is encoded by the coding sequence ATGAGCCGGCTTCGCACTGCGCTCAACCGCTATGTCGGCATGCGCCAAGGGCTGGGATACAAATATGACGGTCCGGCACGACGGTTGTCGGAGTTCGTCGTTTTCATGGAGGCCCGCGGCGCCGAGACCATCACGACTGATCTGGCAATGGAGTGGGTGACGTCGATGGGCCGGCAGCCGAGTTGGTCCATCCGCCTGGCTGATGTGCGCTGTTTTGCCCAGCACCTCGCTCATTTCGATCCTCTGACGGAAGTGCCACCAAGCGACGCTGTGCCGCCGGCGCGGCGAATAAGGCCATACATCTATAGCGACATTGAGATTCAGGCGCTTCTGGCGGCGGCCCTGTCGCTGCCGCCGGCCAACGCCCTTCGACGCTGGACATATCACTGTCTGTTCGGACTGATAGCTGTCGCTGGACTGCGCCATTCCGAAGCGCTCGGCCTGCTCCGGGCCGACGTCGATCTCGACCAGGGCATTCTCACCATCCGAGAGACAAAGTTCGGCAAGTCACGGCTGGTGCCGCTGCATGCGACGACAATCGCTGTCCTTTCAGACTATGCCGCCCGACGCGAGGCACACCTTGGTACGCCGCGGAGTCCCTATTTTTTCGTCGCCGAACAGGGCGGCAGATTGCTGCATCAATACGTGCACCGCGTGTTCTGGCGACTATCCCGGCAAATCGGATTACGGCAGGAGGGGAATCGCGATGGCCCGCGGATTCATGATCTTCGTCACCGTTTCGCCGTCCAGACCCTGATCAACTGGCATCGCGCTGGCGAAGATGTGGAACGCGAGCTGCCGGTTCTCTCGACCTTCCTCGGCCATGCCAATGTTCGCGACACCTACTGGTACCTGTCCGCCGCGCCAGAACTGATGAACCATGCCGTACGGCGATTGGATAAGCGCTGGGAGGTTCGGTCATGA